A section of the Malus sylvestris chromosome 17, drMalSylv7.2, whole genome shotgun sequence genome encodes:
- the LOC126612036 gene encoding NAC domain-containing protein 100-like, with the protein MENTSGFIMEDEQMELPPGFRFHPTDEELISHYLSPKVLDNFFCARAIGEVDLNKCEPWDLPWKAKMGEREWYFFCVKDRKYPTGLRTNRATEAGYWKATGKDKEIYKAKTLVGMKKTLVFYEGRAPKGVKTNWVMHEYRLEGESSAHNIPKTTKNEWVICRIFQKSSGGKKTHISGLLRPSPFGNELRSSLLPPLMDSPAYNSDARTTTTACETSHVSCFSDPAEDQKTEDDIMDSFNNSNNHHHHNNIHFASSSRSNPSAHLNTFYSNQITPNIGLLQHQNSVLMLDQSLSRMLVENQAPNLRRSAKIEFSPDTGLSIDASSVVSNREMVQDDPSYSSAPIELDGLWYY; encoded by the exons atggaaaataCTTCTGGGTTTATTATGGAAGATGAGCAGATGGAACTTCCTCCGGGATTCCGATTTCATCCGACGGATGAAGAGCTCATAAGTCACTACCTCTCCCCCAAAGTTCTTGACAACTTCTTCTGTGCAAGAGCAATTGGCGAGGTGGATTTGAACAAGTGTGAGCCTTGGGATTTGCCTT gGAAGGCAAAAATGGGAGAAAGGGAATGGTACTTCTTCTGTGTGAAAGACAGAAAATACCCAACTGGTCTGAGAACAAACCGGGCAACGGAGGCCGGGTACTGGAAAGCCACAGGCAAAGATAAGGAGATTTACAAGGCCAAAACCCTGGTTGGAATGAAGAAAACTCTGGTTTTCTACGAAGGAAGAGCCCCAAAGGGTGTGAAGACCAATTGGGTCATGCATGAATACAGATTGGAGGGCGAAAGCTCTGCCCATAATATCCCCAAAACTACGAAG AATGAGTGGGTGATTTGCAGAATTTTCCAAAAGAGTAGTGGTGGGAAGAAGACTCATATTTCAGGGTTGCTGCGGCCGAGCCCCTTCGGGAACGAATTGCGCTCTTCTTTACTCCCGCCATTAATGGATTCTCCAGCCTACAACAGCGACGCTAGAACAACAACCACCGCCTGCGAAACCTCTCACGTGTCCTGCTTTTCTGATCCAGCGGAGGATCAGAAGACTGAGGACGACATTATGGACAGCTTCAACAACAgcaacaaccaccaccaccacaacaacATTCATTTCGCTTCTTCATCGCGTTCTAATCCCTCTGCTCATTTGAACACTTTTTATTCCAACCAAATCACACCAAACATTGGGCTATTGCAGCACCAAAACTCGGTTTTGATGCTGGACCAGTCCTTATCGCGGATGTTAGTTGAAAACCAAGCACCAAACTTGAGGCGTAGTGCGAAAATAGAGTTCTCACCGGACACAGGGCTGAGCATTGATGCTTCCTCAGTGGTTTCAAACAGGGAAATGGTACAGGACGATCCATCGTACTCGTCCGCTCCGATAGAACTCGATGGCCTCTGGTATTATTGA